Proteins found in one Exiguobacterium sp. 9-2 genomic segment:
- a CDS encoding ABC transporter substrate-binding protein: protein MRKRRWAALPVVTTAMVVALAACGGGTLNSDDSKDSGSKDGKTLNVFQFKAEIAKDMEKMAKAYEKETGTKVVVQTVGGGSDYGAALKSQFASGNEPDVFNNGGFTEAKTWQDKLEDLSDEKWVGDLTDLSKEPMTIDGKLYGMPMNLEGYGFIYNKDIFKKAGITELPKTLTELTDASKKLKADGVTPFSIGYGEWWILGNHLMNIPVAQQDDPDQFIADLNAGKAKFEDNKQFKEFMNLFDLTIKYGNKNPLTTDYNTQVSQFAEGKTAMIQQGNWAQQLITDVNPDINMGFIPMPINDDKEKMDRLPVGVPNNWVVNKNSKNKAEAKKFLEWMATSDTGKDYMVNKFKFIPAFKSIEAKDLGPLADDIQAYSKAGKTISWNWFKYPDGAVNEFGAIMQAYVGKQKTADEMLQDFTKTWDKMKK from the coding sequence ATGCGTAAAAGAAGATGGGCAGCATTACCTGTCGTCACAACGGCGATGGTCGTCGCTTTGGCAGCATGTGGTGGCGGTACATTGAATAGCGATGACTCGAAAGATAGTGGTTCAAAAGATGGTAAGACGCTCAACGTATTCCAATTCAAGGCTGAAATCGCAAAAGACATGGAAAAGATGGCAAAAGCGTATGAGAAGGAGACGGGGACGAAAGTCGTCGTACAAACAGTTGGTGGTGGATCGGATTATGGTGCTGCCTTGAAGTCGCAGTTTGCCTCTGGGAATGAACCGGATGTCTTTAACAACGGTGGCTTTACGGAAGCAAAAACATGGCAGGATAAATTAGAAGATTTGTCAGACGAAAAATGGGTCGGTGATCTAACGGACCTATCAAAAGAGCCGATGACAATTGATGGAAAGTTATACGGCATGCCGATGAACCTTGAAGGATACGGCTTCATCTACAACAAAGATATCTTCAAAAAAGCAGGCATCACAGAGCTTCCAAAAACATTAACGGAATTAACGGATGCATCTAAAAAGTTGAAAGCAGATGGTGTGACGCCGTTTTCGATCGGATATGGAGAGTGGTGGATTCTTGGAAACCACCTAATGAACATTCCGGTCGCACAGCAGGATGATCCAGATCAGTTCATCGCGGACTTGAATGCTGGAAAAGCTAAATTCGAAGATAACAAACAGTTCAAGGAATTCATGAATCTGTTTGATTTGACGATTAAGTATGGGAATAAAAATCCGTTAACGACGGATTACAACACACAAGTTTCTCAGTTCGCTGAAGGTAAGACAGCGATGATTCAACAAGGGAACTGGGCACAGCAATTGATTACAGATGTGAATCCGGATATCAATATGGGCTTCATCCCGATGCCAATCAATGACGATAAAGAAAAAATGGATCGTCTCCCTGTTGGCGTACCAAATAACTGGGTCGTCAATAAAAACTCGAAGAATAAAGCAGAAGCGAAAAAATTCCTCGAGTGGATGGCGACATCTGATACAGGAAAAGACTACATGGTCAACAAATTCAAGTTTATTCCGGCCTTCAAATCAATCGAAGCAAAAGATTTAGGACCGCTTGCGGATGATATCCAAGCGTACTCGAAAGCTGGTAAAACGATCTCATGGAACTGGTTCAAGTATCCGGATGGTGCAGTAAACGAGTTTGGTGCGATCATGCAGGCATACGTCGGTAAGCAAAAAACAGCTGACGAGATGCTACAAGATTTCACGAAAACATGGGACAAAATGAAGAAATAA
- a CDS encoding DedA family protein, giving the protein MLEWLFSAGESNLWLFLGIMIIGLGTELIPAEVGLPLLGLYVSNGTVSWTIAVLVGFLGSLMGATVFYLLGRYAGRPILVRYGKWLLIKEKEIEQGERIVGKYGTWSALFGRFFPVVRSVVSIPCGLFGLSFKRYLLASSIGLFPVSFFYIWVGERFGVKRAESMLKGLEQELWWILGGIVVILGGYILYRRSKAKQHGQTQDVKTKQQNK; this is encoded by the coding sequence ATGTTGGAATGGTTATTTTCGGCCGGAGAATCCAATCTCTGGCTGTTTTTAGGAATCATGATCATTGGTCTTGGAACAGAATTGATTCCAGCAGAAGTCGGATTACCGCTACTCGGTTTATATGTATCGAACGGAACAGTCAGTTGGACAATTGCTGTTCTCGTCGGCTTTCTAGGGAGTTTGATGGGGGCGACAGTCTTTTATCTCTTAGGGCGTTACGCAGGTCGTCCAATCCTTGTACGATACGGAAAATGGTTACTGATCAAAGAAAAAGAAATTGAGCAGGGTGAGCGAATCGTCGGAAAGTATGGAACATGGTCCGCGTTATTTGGACGATTCTTCCCTGTCGTTCGTTCAGTCGTTTCGATTCCCTGTGGTCTGTTTGGTCTATCATTCAAGCGCTATCTACTCGCTTCAAGTATTGGATTATTTCCGGTCTCTTTCTTTTACATCTGGGTCGGGGAGCGATTCGGAGTAAAGCGAGCGGAGTCAATGCTTAAAGGGCTAGAGCAGGAGTTATGGTGGATTTTAGGCGGAATCGTCGTAATCCTCGGCGGGTACATCCTGTATCGTCGCTCTAAAGCGAAACAACACGGACAGACGCAAGACGTAAAAACGAAGCAACAGAATAAATGA
- a CDS encoding NCS2 family permease, which yields MFKLAAHQTTVKREIQAGFVTFITMAYILLVNPTILADAGIPQAQAFSATIIATLIGTLLMGLYANLPIAVAPGMGLNAYFTYTLVVGEKIPYQTALSVVFVAGVIFLLLSLSPIRTKLIEIIPMTLKLAITGGIGLFIASLGLKMSGILIGSEDTLVTIGALTSPEALITLIGLLVAAILTIKRVPGAILYAMILSGVIAFLTGELKFSDSFVALPTLPEGLIITNPFNAIQDVFQYGLFSGVLSFVLVTMFDTTGTMVAVGEQAGLIEEDGSLKNSERALLSDSTAMVAGSLFGTSPTTAYVESAAGVAAGGRTGLTSVTVGILFALSAIFGPFVQSISSVPAITAPALILVGAFMIQNIKQIPWDDFSEAFTAFLVILIMPLSGSIATGIAFGFIVYPIMKAIQKERVHPLIYVFALLFFIQLFFL from the coding sequence ATGTTTAAACTTGCCGCACACCAAACAACCGTAAAACGTGAAATTCAAGCCGGATTTGTAACGTTTATTACGATGGCATACATTTTGCTCGTCAATCCGACGATTTTAGCAGATGCCGGTATCCCTCAAGCCCAAGCTTTTTCTGCGACGATCATCGCTACATTGATCGGTACACTTTTAATGGGGTTATATGCGAATCTACCGATCGCAGTCGCACCCGGAATGGGACTCAACGCGTACTTCACATATACACTTGTCGTCGGTGAAAAAATTCCATATCAAACAGCACTTTCAGTCGTGTTCGTCGCTGGTGTCATCTTCTTGTTGTTATCACTCTCGCCGATCCGTACGAAACTGATCGAAATCATTCCGATGACCTTAAAGCTTGCCATCACGGGTGGAATCGGTCTCTTCATCGCTTCACTTGGTCTCAAGATGTCAGGAATTCTCATTGGTAGTGAAGATACACTGGTCACGATTGGTGCCTTGACGTCACCAGAAGCGCTGATCACACTCATCGGGTTATTAGTTGCTGCGATCTTGACGATCAAACGGGTACCAGGAGCTATCCTTTACGCCATGATCCTTTCTGGTGTGATCGCATTTTTGACAGGTGAATTAAAGTTCTCAGATTCCTTCGTCGCGTTACCAACGTTACCGGAAGGATTGATCATCACTAATCCGTTCAACGCCATTCAGGACGTATTTCAGTACGGGCTATTCAGCGGCGTCCTCTCCTTCGTGCTCGTAACGATGTTTGACACGACAGGTACGATGGTCGCTGTCGGTGAACAAGCTGGATTGATTGAAGAAGATGGATCATTGAAAAATAGTGAACGCGCACTATTATCTGATTCGACTGCGATGGTTGCCGGCTCCTTGTTCGGAACAAGTCCAACAACTGCTTATGTAGAATCTGCAGCAGGTGTTGCTGCGGGTGGTCGGACTGGACTCACGTCCGTGACGGTCGGGATACTCTTCGCATTATCTGCCATCTTTGGACCGTTCGTTCAATCGATTTCAAGTGTTCCCGCGATTACCGCACCCGCGTTGATTCTAGTCGGTGCCTTTATGATTCAAAACATCAAACAGATTCCATGGGATGATTTCAGTGAAGCTTTCACAGCTTTCCTTGTCATCTTGATCATGCCGTTATCCGGTAGCATCGCAACCGGTATCGCATTCGGCTTCATCGTTTATCCGATCATGAAAGCCATCCAAAAAGAGCGCGTCCATCCACTCATCTATGTATTTGCGCTTCTCTTCTTCATCCAATTATTTTTCCTATAA
- a CDS encoding potassium/proton antiporter, with translation MSLQFTILLIGILLFAAVWTTKLSSRLNIPALLIFIALGMIAGSDITGFIRFDDAELAQLLGTVALIIILFEGGLQTAWKEVRHELAPSLSLATSGVFIATSIVAVASHYILGFSWANAFLLGAIVGSTDAAAIFSVLSGQPIRRKVGSTLEVESGTNDPMAVFLTVLFLEFVTNPEEASLLMGLGSLVWEMSMGLLIGLFIGWTASTLINRIDLSSSSFYPILLMSFAFLSFGLADTFHASGFLAVYVTAIYISNHELVYRQTLVRFTMSMAHLAQIGMFIVLGLLVFPKQLLDIRVILSSVALALILIFIARPLSVWISLLPFRYSWQEKVFISFAGLKGAVPIILATYPLVADIENASMIFNIVFFTVLLSTLIQGSMLTFLSERLRLNETQTSAIHTVIEFMSIGKPNAEIIELTLPMSHPFIGTTISEIDLPQEFLITAIIRDDHIITPRGDTALEGNDQLLLLTPKHRIKSLKRFLFPPA, from the coding sequence ATGTCCTTACAATTCACGATTTTATTGATTGGTATACTATTGTTCGCCGCTGTGTGGACGACGAAGTTATCAAGTCGTCTGAATATTCCTGCTCTATTGATTTTTATCGCTCTTGGTATGATTGCCGGAAGTGATATTACGGGTTTCATTCGCTTTGACGATGCGGAACTTGCCCAGCTTCTTGGAACTGTCGCTCTGATCATCATTCTGTTTGAAGGTGGTCTGCAAACAGCGTGGAAAGAAGTGCGACACGAGCTCGCACCTTCGCTTTCTCTTGCAACGTCCGGAGTCTTCATTGCTACTTCCATCGTTGCAGTTGCCTCCCATTACATTCTTGGCTTCAGTTGGGCGAATGCCTTTTTACTTGGCGCAATCGTAGGATCGACGGATGCTGCTGCCATCTTTTCTGTCTTAAGTGGACAACCGATCCGACGTAAGGTAGGGTCAACACTCGAAGTTGAATCTGGAACGAATGACCCCATGGCTGTCTTTTTGACCGTCTTATTCCTTGAATTCGTGACGAATCCTGAAGAAGCATCACTCTTGATGGGACTCGGTTCACTCGTTTGGGAAATGTCGATGGGGCTTTTAATCGGTCTATTCATTGGATGGACAGCTTCAACCTTGATCAATCGGATTGACTTATCTTCCTCGAGCTTTTATCCGATTTTACTCATGTCGTTTGCTTTCTTGTCTTTCGGGTTAGCTGATACATTTCATGCTAGTGGATTTCTCGCCGTTTATGTGACAGCAATCTATATCAGTAATCATGAACTCGTCTACCGTCAGACGCTCGTCCGCTTTACGATGAGTATGGCGCACCTAGCTCAAATCGGAATGTTCATTGTTCTCGGGTTGCTCGTCTTCCCGAAACAATTGCTCGATATCCGGGTTATCCTGTCTTCCGTTGCCCTTGCGTTGATTTTGATTTTCATTGCTCGACCGCTGTCCGTTTGGATTAGCTTATTGCCGTTTCGTTATTCGTGGCAAGAGAAGGTCTTTATTTCTTTTGCTGGTCTAAAAGGAGCGGTACCGATCATTCTTGCGACATACCCACTTGTTGCCGACATCGAGAATGCATCGATGATTTTCAATATCGTGTTCTTTACAGTTCTACTATCGACACTGATTCAAGGGAGTATGTTGACATTCCTTTCCGAACGGTTACGTCTCAACGAGACACAGACTTCTGCTATCCATACGGTCATTGAGTTCATGTCGATCGGTAAACCGAACGCAGAAATCATTGAATTGACGTTACCGATGTCCCATCCGTTCATCGGAACGACGATATCAGAAATCGATCTACCGCAAGAGTTTTTGATTACCGCCATCATTCGCGATGATCATATCATTACTCCCCGTGGCGACACTGCTCTTGAAGGCAATGATCAACTGTTACTGCTGACGCCTAAACATCGTATTAAGTCGCTGAAGCGATTCTTGTTTCCTCCTGCTTGA